The Periplaneta americana isolate PAMFEO1 chromosome 16, P.americana_PAMFEO1_priV1, whole genome shotgun sequence genome segment aattaaataaatcaaaatatctcgcttattattgatttttgtgaaaagtattacgtaacaaaagtttctttaaaaataatttgcgataagttttattccgtgtaaaaattttgataggactgatatctaatgagataaatgagttttaaaattaaaatagctgccatctaaggccatgtaatgaattaaaaaaaaaaatgacttcgtctataagggtccttggacagcaacaatcgaaatctaTGAAAGATGGCCTACagtgaatgtttctgtgtttgtatgaagtaatatcggaagctaaattaaccaatttgtataattaattattatttcaccattggaaagtgtagtttctctagatggacataatgctgtaatgttattacagtaacttgtgacaTATCATAAGaacataacataaacataaagataaacataacataacataatatgtaatattatataacataatttaagttatttgaagggttcagaaccatagtgggtcaagcaccatttactgaatacgtagacaacaagggttaaaattaaattattaccataattcaatggaaacctataacaagtaaaataaaatatacacattaaatctaaatgatgtcaatcttcattaaaatatggttgcatgtaataaaaattaagaaacatgttaaaggaattgtcattgcaccaaatgagtggctCTGGGCCAAAAttatcgcaatttaattatttggatgcaatttaaattaagtaacatattaaacgatttatccttctatcaaacacgaatgttccctggatcaaaggtcctatttaaattatgtaattagtttatacttatttctaacgggtgcagcggagcacacgggtacggctagtttcaaaataaaataaacaaattaaatttgaaatctaGCTGTACAGCAAACAAATCCTAATCTTCGATATCGCACCACACCAAACATGAGACTGACATCTGATTAAGTTTCTTTATGgcttaaatgaggggatagctaagtgatattaattcgaggaatgtgacaaggttagtgggttagttcagGGATTTATCAAAGTGAAATGAGGGCGAAGAATTTTATAGTGTGAGGAGATACCTTTCACCCaaacaaaatacacaattattattactattattatattatcatcaggaaactaagaatattatatataaatcccacaagggtagctgcctttcggtaagggttgccaaaagatacagcatactaaacaagtcgatataaaaataaacaccAGTGTTATCACACTCTCTCGTGTGGAAAACAACAGCTCACCTCAGCTCCACACCTTACTATGGGAAAAGTGATCAGAACTGGAGATTCTTCAGATATAATAGTTGTAGCAATAAATCTTTACCTAATTAGTCTTTTCACAAATCATTTGACCGCCAGTTGGCAGTGCGTAGGAACTAAGCAAGCCGTGATTATCGCTGGAAAAGGTACGCCCGAACATAAAACCAGCAACCTCGTATGTAAAAATTTAATGTGAACCTTACCAAATAATAGTTCACTTGATTCGTAGGCCTATGCAGTGAGTGGCCGGGGATGGATTTCCCAAcatctccatttcatacatctaTTGAACTGTCTAGTGTCGTTGCATATCAAATTCATGATAAAGTATatagtattacatattaataaatcttttttttacacaaaagtcgttttattatatttaatcccTGTCAAAACACATTATTTGTTAAAAAGGTATATGTCCAGCTAATTTAAGTGCCTCTAATAAGGGCATGATtggttatatttccaaatacacttCTCACGAATGTGAGTTAAGTATAATTTCTTAATTTGAATtattcagaaaattaataaacttaaatgattaagcaagaaataatttttttgtttctcctgtagaATTTCTCTTTCTGGACTTCAGCCCCTTTAACATTTGATGTTTACTGGTATGCCTGTAGTTACAATTTCAATTTAGTGAAATTAGAATACCTATTGCAGTTACAATATGTACATtccttttatacacaatacagaaAAGAATCATATTCTTGTACATTGCATGGGTGACCATGAAGAAATTACTTCTCATAGAAGTACTTGATCGTTTTTTCATTCCATATAAAGCGAGAATTAAATACTTTAAGGGGGAAGAAACAATAACCACACGAGTCTGTAAGAATGTATGTATTCTTACCTATAACACGCTATATATGAACATTCTTACCGTTTATGGATTATACACACAAGACAACGGAATTCAACGACTTGTATTATGAGTAAAGTTACTAGGCTGAGCTCTGATAGTGATAACAATGTTATAGTAATTGCTGTACAAAGAATACGAGTCTTGTTGCCTTTTACAGACGAAGTGTGGGTTTAAAAATATGAGAGATTTATTAAAAGTGTATTGGTATGAAAAGAGTATAACTTAACCACTACCCACTAGAAATAAAAGATGAAATGGAAGATATGCTGATGTTGAACTCGACCGAATGGTCTCGCCATACTTACATCTCGTGAAAGTCTTGGCTCCATTGTGTCAGCGTCACCACATGATTGTACAGCTATTGGGTCAAACTGGATTCCATCTTACCACATCCATTACAACTAAAAGAACAACAGTAGAAAGGTAGCGTTTGCTACTTGTGAGACGTTAGAAATGATCTTTACACCACTGACTTTAACATATGTTGTGGTAACAAAGAGTTTATTATGCATAAATTAGGAGATAATTGTAATTTGTTGCCTCTGTTCCTTGCTATATCTTAAACACATTATAAAAACACTGGCTGGTATGAAGATTTGTTACGGCATTATTGATTGACATCAGAGAGTTCTTATGGAAAAAGTGAGAATAAATGCATAGAGTGCATACATGGGAATGAATATTACGTAATTTTAAAGAATCAATATAAGGACCGTGACGTCATTGACGTTTCCGTAAGCTATACAGCGAACATATTGGATTAATGTAATATAGTCGtcatttttgtaagaaattttaTGGGAGTCAAATGGTATAATATACctatacaaatttacattaaTCTAGGTGGCTAGGCCCACCAAGTCCCAAAGTATTACTTTATCAATAGAACTTCCATACATTATATATcacaacataatataaaaaagCATGCATGACAGAAAAAAAgccagtggttttcataaaatatcttaacaaaatgGCGACTACATTACATTAATCACACATAACCACTTTATAGATTATAAAAACGTTCGCGACGTCAACAATAAAGTCCGCCCATCTATTttacacaaagaaaaaaatgatgcaggattacacaagaaataaagtgtGTGatattgataatcaatggtgcttaattattacattttatttttataaaaatattcatacttaattgattacatttgtttgctattaatttccggatcctcgtggtcatccttaatcaAGGCCGGACATGTTATTTGTCTCTCTTTTCAAAACATCAAGTAATTGACAATGACAGTTAAAAGTAAAGATATAAAAACTATATGaggatttattaataattaacaaattTTATGAGTCAGTGAAAGTAAACGAAACAACCGTTATTTAAATACGCAACGGGCTAAGTAACACGTGACCTGGAAATATTTTCAATTGCATCAAAAACATGGCTAGCAACATCACTGTTTTCAGATGTAATAAAGTGGTATTAGGAAGCATTGCTTTAAGGTAACAACAGTGAATGTCTGTACTATTTATAGTATCCTATTCAATTTCAGGATTTTtgtaaacattaggcctacaacttATTTTGTACCGGTATCGTGATTTTGTTACAGCACCAATGATATTGCACataagcaataaaaaaaaaaaaaaaaaaaaggcaaaaaaggaAAAGGCTATATGAACTCTGCCGGGAATAAGATGCGTGAATCagtggaaaaatacaaaaaatgattaatttctttaacatttcaAATTATGCTTGCTAGTAAATAAGATACAATACCATAATGGTTTCATTTAACACAGGAAATTGATCACATAAGAAAATTACCAACTCGTTAGTGACATTAAAGGTAAGTAATCAGGATGTATAAAAAGTAGGATGTTATTGTTCTTAACGTTCTACCTCATTGGTATGGAATTTACTGATGAAGATGACCAAAAATATCTGCTTTCACAATTAAAGTAATgacttattaataaaaaattgaccATCTAAACGTTGGAAGCATCTCATTCATTTGAGTTCTATGACTTTAAAACTGCTTCTCATGACATTCTTGCAGCAACTGAACTTCAGATCTCGAGAGCTCAATGAGAATAACGAAGGATAAATCTTTAGAAATGAGGACTTCCATAACCTTCAATGATTTTGAAAAGTAGACGAAGAGTGCTGCTTTCAGGAAAAATTGGAACTTGAACAATATTTTCTTCTCCTGCAGCCTTTAGTTGCATCAAAATAATCAGCTGGAAAGAAGAGGGCTTGCGATATATCATCAATTACCCGagttattatttcaaatatggCAGAATAATTCTAAATTCCTGAAAGCTTTACTTAAAGTAATTTAcacttttattatttcattgcaaTAATCCCGTCACAGTTCAGCACCATCTGCATTAGTGTTCATTGCTCTGCATTGATTTGGCTTCAATTCACAAAAATGATCGTCGTTCATTTCGAAAACAAACGAATGATAAAACAATATGGCTACAAAAATCGTGTAGTTTACAatttatcacaaataaattatgaaactgCAATTAATGGTGTTTCCATTCATCCATGTCTGTATCGAGTAATTAAGTTAGACAGCAGTTTCATTTAGAAGGCCTCTTACTCCGTGGAGTTGTTCACGCTTTCTTATATAACTCACATCGAAAAACACTTCCCACAATCATTGCATTTGAAAGATATCGCGATTGTGTGCAGGTGTTGAAGGCTTTATACCTTGTATACGAGTAATTAAGTTAGACAGCAAAAACATTTTGACAACAAATATATTCAGAAGTCTTCTCGTCTGCGAGGTGTTTATGCTTTTTTATAAAACTCAGATCGAAAAACAATTTCCACAATCATCGCACTTGAAAGATATCGCTATTGTTTGCAGGCGTTGAAGGCAATTTACGTTACTCATCGCCGACAAAGACCagaataattacatttgaaaggttCCTCGTCTGTGTGCAGGAGTTTGTTTTTCACGCCACTCGATTGAAAGAATCACATCACGTTTGACAGCTTTCTCGCCTCTGTACACGCGTGGATAACCTTTTTAGGGTAGACCACAGTCTAATAGGGCTGTCCTGAACTAGcgccaacagatagcgcgcatgtagtttgagggatgcgctttgcgtgtccattgttttccaatatataaacattgaggatttacacAAAGAATTAGaatattaaacacttttaaaaaccactcaaaatgccaaatttttgttgtgttcctatatgttaAAACCAGTGAAAGATTTTTGCCTTAAAGCACGTCGCGAAAGTCTGAATGTATACTTTTAACTAGTTGCTGACGCGTCAGATTTCAAATGCTGGcacattttatacgtatgagatgcgtgactgtatgtattagatgTGGGAAGACTCCAAGAAACATTGGATTTCAAAGGTTTCTCACCTCAGTGCGGAAATTCATGTACCCTTAACGCCAATCGAATGGGAGAAAATCCCAACAAACGTTGCATTTTCGCATGCAAGATTCCACGCTTTTTAGGGATCGGAAACCGAGATCGTTTGCCACATATATAGCATTTCAAAGGTATCTCGCCTGTGTCCGCGTGTTTCAGGTTACTCGATTAAGGGAAAGATAGCAATTACCGCATTTCAAACATCTCTCGCGTGATATTTGACAGGTTTCGCACTATTGTGAACGAGTTTATGCCTTCTAACGCTACTGGACAACGAGAAACAcctaccacaaacatcacatttgaaaggtttctcgccagtgtgaTGGCGTTCATGGCTTTTTAGTTGAATTGACTGCGAGAAAAACTTACCGCAAACATCACatctgaaaggtttctcgcctgtgtgcacgAGTTCATGCCTTCTTAGATTACCCGACTGCGAAAAAAACTTGCCACAAAGATCGCATTTGAATGTTTTCTCGGCCGTGTGAAGTCCATTATGCATTTTTAGATTACAAAATTGTGAAAAACActtgccacaaacatcgcatttgaaaggtttctcgcctgtgtgaacgCGATCATGGTCTCTTAGAGAACTCAACTGGGAAAAATACTTCccgcaaacatcgcatttgaaaggtgtCTCACTATTGTGCACGAATTTATGTCTTCTAAGACTACTCGGCACcgaaaaacacttaccacaaacatcacatttgaaagtttTCTCGCATGTGTGATTGCGTTCATGGCTTCTTAGATGACTTGCCTGCGAAAAAAATTTACCGCAAATTtcacacttgaaaggtttctcgcctgtgtgaacaACTTTATGCCTTGTGAGACAACTCGACAAGAAACAcctaccacaaacatcacatttgaaaggtttctcatgTGTGTGAACGCGTTCATGTCTTCTTAGATCACTCGActgcgagaaacacttaccacaaacatcacagcTGAAAGGTTTTTCTCCTGTGTGCAGGAGTTCATGTCTTCTTACGCTTCTCGGGTTCGAAAAACTTCTGCCACAAATATCGCATTCGTAAGCATTCTTGACTACACGCTCACGTAAATGCGTCGTGGATTTTGCCGAATAGGAGAGACAATCATCAGAGATTTCGAATTGCAATTGCTTCTTATCTTCATGAGTTCGGACTTCTTTTCCTGAGGAATCTGAATTCTTGGGAGTCTCGCACACAGTCTCGGTCTCTTCATCTGCAATACTGTCGAATTCTGATGATACAGACCTCTCTTTGGTAGCTGCAATCCTGACGAAAATATACTATCAGTCAATAGATTAGATGCACCAAATATACATTAAAGTGATGAACTTCAATCGTAAACGAACCTATTTCACCAGAAGGAACGTTACCATTACAGATATAATGCTATAAACAAATTATGAGTTACTTTGGAAAAATCACAATTGTCTCAACATTGTTGTCTTAACCTATACAACAAATTTCGTGTGGAAGATACCATGTGTGACAACTCTTAGTTGGTTGGCCTTTCTATTGAGAAATCACACTGTTTAAAGTTTCTTGTTGTTTGGGGTTACTTTGggcacaattaatattttaaaaactctatattattctatatataattaaacataaaaaaaataatgtttccaTCTCCTTAAAAACAAGTGAAATTATGTTTTCATGTTACAGTTACATTTTCAATTGAAACAATTTCATGTATGTTATGACTAATACCATTAATTGGAGAGTATCCTAGAATAAGAAAAAACATTTACCTTTCCATTATTGTTTTTGGACATGAATGTGTTAGTTTGTGCGATAGCTTCCCAGTTCGGATTTCAATTGTGCACAACTTCTCTTTTGGtttattttatgctatataaaacattaatatataatttacttTCTCACTTTAAAATTAGGTTAATTTTTCCAATGTTGCCATGCAGTACAATATGTGTAGCTAAAAACCATCAAACTCCGCAATTTTTTCCAAAGAATGTATGAAATTACCAATATTTGCGGAATCAAATTCTTCATCAGACGCACGCAATGAAAGTGCTTGAACTGCGAGACATTGCACTATGGCGATAATTCTCTGATAAATATTCGGCCAAAATTTTTACGTGACTGGAAATATTTATGCAGTTTTCTGTCACCCTTTCTACAGTTTGCACTCTAGATTcttttgtaagttattttacgacgctttatcaacatcttcggttatttagcgtcttatcgagatgaaagtga includes the following:
- the LOC138692102 gene encoding zinc finger protein 235-like isoform X4, producing the protein MKRDCYNYYKMSENISEKCSVLITFPIVRCEAEERNILDEHMTGVKMEYVDQSHDFTSEVKFEENTEPTSFPVVKDEPEERNFSDQQVTGIKEEYEDQSQDLTTEIKFEEHPVPITIPVVKREPEEEQSDLDTVNEEPRVEGTAEDNEIFTEWIAATKERSVSSEFDSIADEETETVCETPKNSDSSGKEVRTHEDKKQLQFEISDDCLSYSAKSTTHLRERVVKNAYECDICGRSFSNPRSVRRHELLHTGEKPFSCDVCGKCFSQSSDLRRHERVHTHEKPFKCDVCGRCFLSSCLTRHKVVHTGEKPFKCEICGKFFSQASHLRSHERNHTCEKTFKCDVCGKCFSVPSSLRRHKFVHNSETPFKCDVCGKYFSQLSSLRDHDRVHTGEKPFKCDVCGKCFSQFCNLKMHNGLHTAEKTFKCDLCGKFFSQSGNLRRHELVHTGEKPFRCDVCGKFFSQSIQLKSHERHHTGEKPFKCDVCGRCFSLSSSVRRHKLVHNSAKPVKYHARDV
- the LOC138692102 gene encoding zinc finger protein 235-like isoform X5, which encodes MERNILDEHMTGVKMEYVDQSHDFTSEVKFEENTEPTSFPVVKDEPEERNFSDQQVTGIKEEYEDQSQDLTTEIKFEEHPVPITIPVVKREPEEEQSDLDTVNEEPRVEGTAEDNEIFTEWIAATKERSVSSEFDSIADEETETVCETPKNSDSSGKEVRTHEDKKQLQFEISDDCLSYSAKSTTHLRERVVKNAYECDICGRSFSNPRSVRRHELLHTGEKPFSCDVCGKCFSQSSDLRRHERVHTHEKPFKCDVCGRCFLSSCLTRHKVVHTGEKPFKCEICGKFFSQASHLRSHERNHTCEKTFKCDVCGKCFSVPSSLRRHKFVHNSETPFKCDVCGKYFSQLSSLRDHDRVHTGEKPFKCDVCGKCFSQFCNLKMHNGLHTAEKTFKCDLCGKFFSQSGNLRRHELVHTGEKPFRCDVCGKFFSQSIQLKSHERHHTGEKPFKCDVCGRCFSLSSSVRRHKLVHNSAKPVKYHARDV
- the LOC138692102 gene encoding zinc finger protein 79-like isoform X3 — its product is MSEDSALLKTFPIVRCEAEERNLLDENMTGVKMEYVDQSHDFASEVKFEENLEPTSFPLVKDEPEERNLLDEHMAGVKMEYVDQANDFRSEVKFEENPEPASFPVLKAEPEERNFSDHYVTGIKEEYEGQSQDLTTEIKFEEDPVPISFPVVKREPEEEQSDLDTVNEEPRVEGTAEDNEIFTEWIAATKERSVSSEFDSIADEETETVCETPKNSDSSGKEVRTHEDKKQLQFEISDDCLSYSAKSTTHLRERVVKNAYECDICGRSFSNPRSVRRHELLHTGEKPFSCDVCGKCFSQSSDLRRHERVHTHEKPFKCDVCGRCFLSSCLTRHKVVHTGEKPFKCEICGKFFSQASHLRSHERNHTCEKTFKCDVCGKCFSVPSSLRRHKFVHNSETPFKCDVCGKYFSQLSSLRDHDRVHTGEKPFKCDVCGKCFSQFCNLKMHNGLHTAEKTFKCDLCGKFFSQSGNLRRHELVHTGEKPFRCDVCGKFFSQSIQLKSHERHHTGEKPFKCDVCGRCFSLSSSVRRHKLVHNSAKPVKYHARDV